ACTTTGTAACAGTTGTTGTTTTGGTTTGTGTTTTTGTCACTGCCGTGGTATCGGCAGGTGTAGCGGGTGCTTGCTCTTTCGCCTTCGGCTGTGGTACAATGGCCATGCCGTCTTTCAGCTTGGACGCGCCTTCTACTACTATTACCTCGCCTTCTTCAAGGCCTTCACTCACGATGTAGTTGAGCCCTGAGGTTGTAGCAATAGTCAGGATTTTCGATTTTACGGTGTTGTCTTTAGCAACCACATAAATCATCTGCTTGCCCTGCATATCGAACACAGCATTTTGCGGCACGAGTATAACGCCTTTTTTCGCGATCGGGATACGGATTGTACCTTTGCTGCCACTCCTCAATATTGCCTGCGGGTTCGGGAAATCGGCCCTGAACTGCGTGTTGCCGGTCGCGGCATCGGCCAGCCCGCTTACTGCCTCAAGCTTTCCTTTTTCCTCATATTCGCTGCCATCGGCCAATAAGAGGCTTACCATTGGCGTGTTCTTTAATTTTTCCTGCAATGTGCCGCCTTTAAATTCCCTGCTGAAATCGATAAGCTGCTTTTCATTCATCGAGAAATAAGCCCTCATTCCTTTAGTGTCCGACACCGTGGTGAGCGGCATCTCGCTGGTAGCACTCACAAGGCTGCCTTCCTTATACGGAAGCGTACCGATAACGCCATTTGCCGGCGATGTAATGGTTCCGTAACCGATGTTGGCGGCTATGCTGCTGTATGCCGCTTTCGCCTGGGCCAGTTTTGCCTTGGCTGTTTCCAGCTGAACGTTGGATATGATCTTGCGGTCAACCAATGGTTTCAGCCTGTCTACCTCTACCTGCGCGGCGCTCACATTGGCTTTTGCGGCAGCGGCATCCTGGTTCAGCGTTTGGGTTTCCAGCTTAAAAAGGAGCTGGCCTTTTTTGACCGCCTGCCCTTCGTCCACATAAATTTTCTGGATAAACCCGTTTACTTTCGGGCGTATCTCTACATTTTGCCGGCCTTCAAGGTTGGCTGTATATTCTTCAAATATTACGGCATCCTGCTTAGCAACAGTCTCTACCGGGAATGGCATTGGCGGCGGGGCGGCCATGGCTGCCTGCTCTTCTTTTTTGCCGCAGGAAGTTGCTATAAATAAGGCGGCTAATGCGCCTGCTAAAACTTGCTTTTTCATTTTGTATCTGTTTGTTTTCCGATTGATGATTATTGATTACTGGCTTTACTTTTCTCTATTTCCTTAAATTTATTGATGGTGCTCGTCAGGAGTTCTTCCATTTGCAGTACATGTTCTTTATAGGCCCTTGTTTTTTCGAGGTCGCCTTTTTCGGCAATGCAAACAGCGGTCTTTTCGCGGTAGGCCAGCATCCTGTCGAGAATGATCTTTTCAAACTCAATCATCTTCATGTAGTTGCTGAACCTTTCGCTGAACGGCGATGGCTTAAAATATTTTTTCCGGTCGCCCGGCAGGGTGTAGTAGGTAATTTTTCCAAGCTTTAGCAGCAGGTTCAGGTTTGTAGAAACGGAGCTTTTACTGGCTCCCATGCGCTCTACAAGGTCTTCAAAGGTCATCCCGGTACTGCAACAATCCAATATTACAGTTGCGAAAATCCTCGCGCCAAGCGGCGGCATGTTGTGGAAATTTTCAAAATGAATCCCAAACATCTCTATCAACTCTTCCTTCTCCTTCTTTATGTCTGACATGTTCTTTAAATTTTTGCCAAAGATAAAACTTAGTTCGTTACAAACCGAACTAAACGAACTAAAGTTTGCGTTAAAGATTTGTTAAGGAAAATGGAGGGGTTTCGATGACTAAATATTTAAATCAATAATAGCTAAACTAGATTTCTCCTTCGTCGAAATGGAACAACATACTATTCCATTTCGACGAAGGAGAAATCTCTATATTAATATCCGGAATAAACTACTTCGCTACCTCAATAGACACCTTAATCTCGCCGTGGTTCTTATTGTCGGTGATTTCCATGAAGGCTTTTTTGGTAAGGTCAATGTCTTTTCCGGCTGAGAAGGGGCCGCGATCGTTAACCGTTACTATAACTGATTTGCCATTGGCTAAATTAGTCACCTTTACTTTGGTGCCAAAAGCAAGTTTTTTGTGGGCTGCGGTATATTTGCTGTTGCTAAAGGTATCGCCATTTGCGGTTTTCTTTCCATTAAACTTATCGGCATAGTAACAGGCAATAGCTTTTTTATCATACGATGTAAAAGCACCTTTCGATGAAGAACAGCCTAATGCAATGATTGCGAATAAAAGAAGTGCAACGGCTTTTTTAACCATAGAAGATTATTTTTTGCCGATGATCTCCATTTTTACCTTAAAGCTGCCACTTCCTTTATTGGAAGCAATTTCCATAAAGGCGGCCTTGGTAAGGTCAATCTCAAGTTTTTTGCTGTAAGGGCCACGGTCGTTTACCTTTACATCAACAGATTTGCCGTTGGATTCGTTGGTTACGCGCACCATAGTTCCGAAAGGAAGCTTCATATGGGCCGCAGTATAATTTTTGTTGTGGAAACGCTCGCCGCTGCTTGTTTTTTTACCGTTGAATTTATCGGCATAGTAGGTAGCCAGGGCGCTTTTTTTGTAGAGGGTTAGCTTTGGGGCTTCAGGTTTTTCAGCAATTGGTAGTGCAACCTCTGTAGTATCTGCCTTAGTGATGGCAGCAATTGTTTTTACATTCTCTTTTTTGGCAACGGGGGTAAATGTTGCAAAGCCAGTTATTATTACAAATAATAAAGCGGCACTAAAAATAAGACTACTATTCTTCATAATAATTTATTTAGGTCCTTTCATTAAACAAATAACATGCCATGGATTAAAAAAGCCCCTGAGGGCCTGGAAGTTAGCTTAACCTAACCATTGATCGTACGGTATCCTGCTTAAAAGCAAAATCAATCCTATAGCATATAAATATCCGATATTCTTAAATTTTTTGCCGGCATCACCGGTCCTTTTGTGTTTTGACCATCCTATTGTGATAAGGGTGATGGCTATCAAATTTACAAGCGGGTGCTCTACAAGCAGCAAACGCAGGTGACTGTCTTTCATTACTGCTCCCATGCCTGCGGCCTTAGCGGCTTCCATTGCAGGGGAAACAAAAATCAATACCAATCCCAAAACAAACTGTACGTGCGTAAAGATCAGGGCGATCATAGATATCTGCCTGTCTTTCGGCAGGAAAGCCCTCTTAGAAGCAAGGCCCATAAAGGCATTTAAAACTGCTATGAAAAGCAACCCTAACACTGCAAAAGCCCAATAGGAATGAAGCTCTAAAACACCCTGGTACATAGTTTTTCTGATTTTTAGGAAAGGCAAATATAACACATTACGTACGAAATCCAAGCCAAAAAAACCTGTTAATTAGTTGTTAACGGTAGTTTAGAGGCTGTATAAGAACGAATTATACTTAAAAATTTAATGACCGGGTTCAAACAAAAACCCCACGGTTTACAGTGAACCGCGGGGTTTTTTAAATGGTATGTGGGTGGTAAATTACTTGCCCAAAAAAGTTTTCAACAACAGGGTTGTAGAACCGTCATGCTGCTTTACTTCGCCTGTATTTATTTCGTCAAGAATAGAATTTGCCAGCTGCTTGCCCAGCTCTACACCCCACTGGTCGTAGCTGAAAATATTCCAGATCACGCCCTGCACGAATATCTTGTGCTCGTATAGCGCCACGAGGGAGCCAAGCGTTTCCGGTGTAAGCTTTTTGATCAATAAAGTATTGGTTGGCTTGTTGCCTGCGAATACTTTAAACGGCAGTAAATAATCGGCTTTTTCGCCGGTTACACCCTGCTTGTCGAATTCTGCTTTTACCTGCGCTTCGGTCTTGCCGTTGAGCAAGGCTTCGGTTTGTGCAAAGAAGTTGGACATCAGTTTATCGTGATGGTCTTTATTGCCATGAAGCGGCTCGATAAAGCCAATGAAATCGGTCGGGATAAGCTTCGTTCCCTGGTGGATCAGCTGGAAGAATGCGTGCTGCGAGTTAGTTCCCGGCTCGCCCCAGATGATGGTGCCTGTCTGGTAATTTACCGGGTTGCCATCACGGCCAACGCTTTTGCCGTTGCTTTCCATGATACCCTGCTGCAGGTATGGCGCCAGCTTTTGCAAATATTGCGTATACGGTATCAGCGCCTCGCTTTCGGCACCAAATAAGTTGTTGTACCAGATACTCAGCAAGGCCAGTACAACCGGAATGTTTTTATCGAATTCAGCGGTGCGGAAATGCTCATCCATATCATGCGCGCCTTTCAGGAGGCCGTCGAAATTATCATAGCCTACTGCCAATGCGATGGTAAGACCAACGGCACTCCACAACGAGAAACGTCCGCCAACCCAGTCCCACATTGGGAAAATGTTATTTTCGTCGATGCCAAATTGCGTCACTTTTTGGATATTGGTCGATACGGCCACAAAATGCTTTGCTACATCTTCCTGCTTTGCCGTAGTAAGGAACCATTCCCTTGCAGTTTCGGCATTGGTTAGGGTTTCCTGTGTAGTGAAAGTTTTAGATGCAATGACAAACAGCGTTGTTTCCGGATTAAGACCTTTAAGGCTTTCCATCACGTGGTCGCCGTCTACATTCGATATAAAACGAACATTAAGGTGGTTCTTGTAGAATTTCAATGATTCCACTACCATAGCCGGGCCAAGGTCGGACCCGCCGATACCTATATTAACCACATCGGTAAATGCTTTGCCCGTATAGCCTTTTTTGCTTCCGCTAATGATGGCATCGCAAAACTGCTTTATTTTATTTTTTACCGAATAGATCTCGGGCATTACATTAACGCCATCAACCTTTACGGATGCATTTTCAGGCGCCCTGAGGGCCGTATGCAGTACTGCCCTGCCTTCGGTACGGTTTATGGCATCGCCGCCAAAATAGCTTTCTATAGCGCCTGTCAGGCCAACTTCCTTTGCCAGGGACTGAAGCAGGCTTAAGGTTTTATCGTTTACGATGTTCTTTGAGTAATCTACAAGGAAGTCGTTCCATTTAATGTGGAATTTTTCTGCCCTGCTGTTGTCGGTGGCAAACATTTCCTTCATCGATGCATATTGCATTTCAGAAAAGTGTTCACGCAATCCCTGCCATGCGGCGGTACCGGACGGATTGATATTTTGTAGTGCCATGTGAATTTATTGTTTGAATTTGATGTTCGAAATACTGTCAAGCTCTTTTTTAAGCGGTGTCATGTAGGCGATAAACCGTGGTTTATGCTTTGCCGACATCGGTTCGGAACTTGGAAGCTTTTGCCTTAGCGCGTCTACCTGTACGCCATTTTTCCAGAAACGGTAGCATACGTGCGGGCCGGTTGCCAGGCCGGTACTGCCTACCAGGCCAATAATATCGCCCTGACTTACGCGCTGCCCCTGGCGCACCTTTATTTTAGACATGTGCAGGTATTGGGTAGAATAGGTTCCGTTGTGCCTCACTTTAACAAAATTGCCGTTACCCGATGTATACCCAGTGCGCTCTACAACGCCATTAGCTGTTGTCATGATGGGCGTACCCTGCGGGGCGGCATAGTCGGTACCGTTGTGGGCTTTCCATTGCTGCTGTACGGGGTGGAAACGCCTTGGGGAAAAACGGGAAGTTATATGGCTGAATTTCAATGGCGCTTTCAGGAACATGCTTTTCAGCACTTTGCCTTCTTCGTCATAATAATCGGACCGCTTTGAATTTTCATCCTGCTTAAAAGGGAAGGCGTATATTTTTTTGCCTTTATATTCAAAATAAGAGGCTTCTATGCTTTCGATGCCGGCATATTCGGTTCCGTCGATATATTTTTCGTTTACAGCAACGGCAAACTTATCGCCTTTCTGTATCTTAAAGAAGTCGATGCTCCAGGCATATATCTCAGAGAGTTCGTGTGCCAGCGCGGGGCTTGCGCCTGCTTCAGCGAGCGTTTCGGCCAGTGAGCCCTCAATTTCTGCCGCAATTACCCTTCGTTTTATGGTTACCGGCTTTACCGTTTTGTAGGCTTTGGCAATAGAATCGCGGAGGTCGACCACATAATAGCTCAGGTTATCAGGCTGGTATATAAAAACCTGCAGCTTATTGGGCGCATGTTTTTGCTTAAGCATGGTAAAAGGCTTGCCTACGCGGATATTGCGGAGGTCGAAAGAGTCCTTGATTGCTTCGGTAACCTTGTGCACCTGCGCCGCGTCATACCCCTCATCGCCCAAAAGCTTCCCAAAAGTATCGCCATTCTCAATAGTATCGTGCACTACTTTAAAATCGTTAAGGGTAAAGCCAAATTCTTTCGTAATGACTTCTTTCTTAACAATGGCCGGCTTTGTTTTTTCGGTTTTATCCTCTTCTTTTTTACAGGCAATCAGCGTTAACAGTACCAGTATGGCGCTTAAATACTTCAATGGTCTTCTCCTTTATTCAGTTATACATTTTCCCCCCATGACTTCAGCTCTTCTTCACTCCAAAGCTCAGGGAAAAATATCCTTCTTTGGTATTTGGGATGCATGTACTTCTTCCAGTCGCTCCCGCCCGTAGCCTCCTGCGGCCCGGAAACGCTCTCTATATATTTTTTTGCTGTATTCAGGTGGCCCATTACCCAGGTAACATTTACCGTGTAGTCGTAATGGCGCATCGCTTTTATCAGCATCGAATCTTTTTGTGCATCTTCCGGCAGCTGCCTGAATTTTTTCCAGATGTTGATGGTATTGTATTCTTCCATAAAGCGGAGGAACTCGCCTTTATATTTCCGTTCGAATTCGGCCAGGAGGAAGCTTTTCTCACCGGTCTTATAGTCTTTCCCGGCTGCCTGCCAATACAGGTGCTCGAAAGCATGCTCATAGGGCGTATTACGGTCTATAGTAGCGCGGAAACGGTAATCTATAAGATTAATAAGGTCGGTACTGGCAAATTCGATAAGGCGGTATTGTGCGCTCTGGAATCCGCTGGCCGGTGTGAGGGTATTGCGGAACTTCATGTACTGCTCTACCTGCATGCCATCGCCCATGATATCGAATGAGGTGGTAAGCATATCGAAATAGCGGCTGATGCGCATCAGCTTTTCTGTAAAAAAAGAAGTGGAAGGAGCTTCGTTGTGGCAAAGCTGCTCCACTTCCCATAATATCATTTTAAACAACAGCTCATTGATCTGGTGGTACATGATAAACACCATCTCATCAGGCAGTGTTGTGCGCTGTATCTGCAAATTGAGCAGCGCGTCGGTATTTATATAATCCCAATACGTAATAGGCTTAGACCACAGCAGCCCTTCAAGGTGCGTTTCGGTCTTTTGGTTTATCGCCTGAAATTTTTTATCAATTTCATTCAGTGTGTCCAGTATTGGGGTTGTTAGCTCCATTGCTTATTTTACTTTTTTGCTGTGAACGGGTGGGCAAGCCCTCTGTATGAGTCAAGGTCTGCTTTTAATGACCCCACCGCCAGGCTCGCCTTAATCCTTAACGGCACTTTATTTTCGTCGTCTGAAACCCAGACAGTTAAACTCTCTTCTTCCTTAAATACACGGCCTGCCTGTACAAGTGGCCTGAATATCATTGTGGAAACGGTTCCAAATTTAGTTTTTAAATTTTCCCTGCCAATGAATTTCAGCTTAAATTTTATCACCTCATCGTCAAAAAACATATCAAGCGATATTGATTCGCCTACTTTCAGCTTATCGATATTCGGGTGGTTCCTTAGGTAGTAAAACGCCGATACCACATCCTGCACATTTTCTGTAACCGAATAGGTCTTCTCGTTCTTGGCTTTATAATCCTTTACCGTCACCGTGTTATTTGACTGCTGGAAAAAAGATTCCTGGTGCTTTGTATATCCGCCCTCGTCAATTTTCCTAAGCGCCTGGTAGGGCTTACCGGTAGCTTTATCAAAGTAGCTTTCGTAATTATCCTGTACCTTGAAGAAAAACTTTGTCATCCCGGTGGTGTACCCGTTCCCTACAACGTGGTGGATCTTCTTATTGTTCCTTACTGCCTCCTTAACCTCAAGGGTGGCATACCCGGCATTTACGACACCATAATGTATTCGGAACTTAAAATATTCCCCCGTCGTAAAGGCTCCTTGTGAAAAAGCATTGCAGGCAGAAAGAAGCAAGATCATTGCTATCAATTTTCTCATAGTAATTTTTTTTGTTTTTTGTGGATACACCCATAAATGCAATTTCTGTTCCAAAAATACTAAACAAAAAAACCCAGTCAAAATAATGACCGGGTTTTTATGCTATTAACCAACCAAAAAACTATAAATTATGAAAAATTTACTTTACAAATCCGAAGGCCTATGAACTCCTCCTTTTTGCGAGTGCAAAGGTATGTGTTTTTTGAAGAATTATTTCTTAAAATTCAACTTTAACACGTTTTGTTTAAAAAACAACCTTTTGATTGGTCTAAAATTATATATCTTTCAAAAAAAAGAGATTTTTATAACGTTCCTCTTAATGCCTGTTCGCGTTCTATGCTCTCAAACAGCGCTTTAAAGTTTCCGGCGCCAAATCCGCGGGCACCCATACGCTGAATTATTTCATAAAAAAGCGTTGGCCTGTCCTCTACCGGTTTTGTGAATATCTGCAACAGGTAGCCTTCCTCATCGGCATCGATCATGATACCCAGTTGCTCCAGTACTGCCATGTCTTCCTTCATCATGCCCATGTGCTTTCCAAGGCGTTCCGGTATGGCTTCATAATAAGCATGCGGCGGACGTGAAAGGAACTCTACCCCCCTCGACTTCAGGTCGGATACCGTTGTGATGATATCATCGGTAGCGATAGCTATGTGCTGAACGCCCGGGCCGCCGTAAAAATCAAGGTATTCCTCGATCTGCGACCTTTTCTTTCCTTCAGCCGGCTCGTTGATCGGGAACTTGATCCTTCCGTTGCCATTGGACATCACCTTACTCATCAGCGCAGAATATTCAGTATTGATCTGCTTGTCGTCAAAAGAAAGGAAGTTCACAAAGCCCATAACATCCTCATACCATTTTACCCAGGTATTCATCTCGTTCCAGCCTACGTTGCCCACCATGTGGTCTACATACTTAAGGCCGGTCGGTGCAGGGTTATAGTCGCTCTTCCATTCGCGGTAACCCGGAAGGAAAACGCCATTGTAGTTTTTGCGCTCTACAAACATGTGTACTGTTTCACCATAGGTATAGATACCGGCACGCACCACTTCGCCAAATTCGTCTTTCTCAACAGTCGGCTCCATGAATACCTTTGCTCCGCGTTTCGTGGTCTCTTCAAACGACTGGCGGGCATCTTCCACCCAAAGAGCTACTACCTTCACACCATCACCATGCTTTACAATATGGTCATTTAGCGGAGAATCGGCAGTAAGGGGCGTAGTAAGCACGATGCGGATTTTGTCCTGCACCAGCACATACGAAGCGCGGTCCTTCAGGCCTGTTTCCAAACCGGCATACGCCAGGGACTGGTAGCCAAAGGCTGTTTTATAATAATGCGCTGCCTGTTTTGCATTACCCACAATGAATTCTACATAATCCGTACCCATCAGCGGAAGGAAATCCTGCGCGCCTTCAAATATCTTCTCGAGTCCGTACTCGACACTTTTAACTTCTTTTTCCATTTAGTTTATGTTTTTATTAACTGACAAGGAGTCAGTTATAGCCTCAACCCTACCCTTCTCGGGAATTGGGATGTGAAAATTGTTGTTGTTTATTTTGTTTATTTTCCTCTCCCCTGCCCTCTCCAAAGGAGAGGGAGCTGGGATGGATATTGAGAACGCTATTATAATAACCTATTTATACTGACTGTATGACCAGGTAATTAAGCTTCCGGCAAGAGTGTTACGCTCCGTCACCCTCTCCTTTGGAGAGGGCCGGGGAGAGGACTACTCCACCCAGGATTTATAGTACTGTCCGTCATCAAGGCCCATGGCTTCTTCTGTCACCATCAGCGGTCGGAAGGTATCTACCATTACGGCCAGCTCTTCCGTCACAGTCTTACCGATGCTTCGCTCCATAGCGCCCGGTGCAGGCCCGTGCGGGATGCCTTTAGGGTGCAGCGTGATGTGGCCCTGCTCTATGTTATTGCGGCTCATGAAGTCGCCGTCCACATAGTACAGTACCTCATCGCTGTCGATGTTGCTGTGGTTGTAAGGCGCCGGTATGGCTTTCG
Above is a genomic segment from Flavobacterium album containing:
- a CDS encoding septal ring lytic transglycosylase RlpA family protein, which gives rise to MVKKAVALLLFAIIALGCSSSKGAFTSYDKKAIACYYADKFNGKKTANGDTFSNSKYTAAHKKLAFGTKVKVTNLANGKSVIVTVNDRGPFSAGKDIDLTKKAFMEITDNKNHGEIKVSIEVAK
- the pgi gene encoding glucose-6-phosphate isomerase, yielding MALQNINPSGTAAWQGLREHFSEMQYASMKEMFATDNSRAEKFHIKWNDFLVDYSKNIVNDKTLSLLQSLAKEVGLTGAIESYFGGDAINRTEGRAVLHTALRAPENASVKVDGVNVMPEIYSVKNKIKQFCDAIISGSKKGYTGKAFTDVVNIGIGGSDLGPAMVVESLKFYKNHLNVRFISNVDGDHVMESLKGLNPETTLFVIASKTFTTQETLTNAETAREWFLTTAKQEDVAKHFVAVSTNIQKVTQFGIDENNIFPMWDWVGGRFSLWSAVGLTIALAVGYDNFDGLLKGAHDMDEHFRTAEFDKNIPVVLALLSIWYNNLFGAESEALIPYTQYLQKLAPYLQQGIMESNGKSVGRDGNPVNYQTGTIIWGEPGTNSQHAFFQLIHQGTKLIPTDFIGFIEPLHGNKDHHDKLMSNFFAQTEALLNGKTEAQVKAEFDKQGVTGEKADYLLPFKVFAGNKPTNTLLIKKLTPETLGSLVALYEHKIFVQGVIWNIFSYDQWGVELGKQLANSILDEINTGEVKQHDGSTTLLLKTFLGK
- a CDS encoding GbsR/MarR family transcriptional regulator, yielding MSDIKKEKEELIEMFGIHFENFHNMPPLGARIFATVILDCCSTGMTFEDLVERMGASKSSVSTNLNLLLKLGKITYYTLPGDRKKYFKPSPFSERFSNYMKMIEFEKIILDRMLAYREKTAVCIAEKGDLEKTRAYKEHVLQMEELLTSTINKFKEIEKSKASNQ
- a CDS encoding septal ring lytic transglycosylase RlpA family protein, which produces MKNSSLIFSAALLFVIITGFATFTPVAKKENVKTIAAITKADTTEVALPIAEKPEAPKLTLYKKSALATYYADKFNGKKTSSGERFHNKNYTAAHMKLPFGTMVRVTNESNGKSVDVKVNDRGPYSKKLEIDLTKAAFMEIASNKGSGSFKVKMEIIGKK
- a CDS encoding tryptophan 2,3-dioxygenase family protein; its protein translation is MELTTPILDTLNEIDKKFQAINQKTETHLEGLLWSKPITYWDYINTDALLNLQIQRTTLPDEMVFIMYHQINELLFKMILWEVEQLCHNEAPSTSFFTEKLMRISRYFDMLTTSFDIMGDGMQVEQYMKFRNTLTPASGFQSAQYRLIEFASTDLINLIDYRFRATIDRNTPYEHAFEHLYWQAAGKDYKTGEKSFLLAEFERKYKGEFLRFMEEYNTINIWKKFRQLPEDAQKDSMLIKAMRHYDYTVNVTWVMGHLNTAKKYIESVSGPQEATGGSDWKKYMHPKYQRRIFFPELWSEEELKSWGENV
- a CDS encoding efflux RND transporter periplasmic adaptor subunit; translated protein: MKKQVLAGALAALFIATSCGKKEEQAAMAAPPPMPFPVETVAKQDAVIFEEYTANLEGRQNVEIRPKVNGFIQKIYVDEGQAVKKGQLLFKLETQTLNQDAAAAKANVSAAQVEVDRLKPLVDRKIISNVQLETAKAKLAQAKAAYSSIAANIGYGTITSPANGVIGTLPYKEGSLVSATSEMPLTTVSDTKGMRAYFSMNEKQLIDFSREFKGGTLQEKLKNTPMVSLLLADGSEYEEKGKLEAVSGLADAATGNTQFRADFPNPQAILRSGSKGTIRIPIAKKGVILVPQNAVFDMQGKQMIYVVAKDNTVKSKILTIATTSGLNYIVSEGLEEGEVIVVEGASKLKDGMAIVPQPKAKEQAPATPADTTAVTKTQTKTTTVTK
- a CDS encoding peptidoglycan DD-metalloendopeptidase family protein; the protein is MKYLSAILVLLTLIACKKEEDKTEKTKPAIVKKEVITKEFGFTLNDFKVVHDTIENGDTFGKLLGDEGYDAAQVHKVTEAIKDSFDLRNIRVGKPFTMLKQKHAPNKLQVFIYQPDNLSYYVVDLRDSIAKAYKTVKPVTIKRRVIAAEIEGSLAETLAEAGASPALAHELSEIYAWSIDFFKIQKGDKFAVAVNEKYIDGTEYAGIESIEASYFEYKGKKIYAFPFKQDENSKRSDYYDEEGKVLKSMFLKAPLKFSHITSRFSPRRFHPVQQQWKAHNGTDYAAPQGTPIMTTANGVVERTGYTSGNGNFVKVRHNGTYSTQYLHMSKIKVRQGQRVSQGDIIGLVGSTGLATGPHVCYRFWKNGVQVDALRQKLPSSEPMSAKHKPRFIAYMTPLKKELDSISNIKFKQ
- the hppD gene encoding 4-hydroxyphenylpyruvate dioxygenase, translating into MEKEVKSVEYGLEKIFEGAQDFLPLMGTDYVEFIVGNAKQAAHYYKTAFGYQSLAYAGLETGLKDRASYVLVQDKIRIVLTTPLTADSPLNDHIVKHGDGVKVVALWVEDARQSFEETTKRGAKVFMEPTVEKDEFGEVVRAGIYTYGETVHMFVERKNYNGVFLPGYREWKSDYNPAPTGLKYVDHMVGNVGWNEMNTWVKWYEDVMGFVNFLSFDDKQINTEYSALMSKVMSNGNGRIKFPINEPAEGKKRSQIEEYLDFYGGPGVQHIAIATDDIITTVSDLKSRGVEFLSRPPHAYYEAIPERLGKHMGMMKEDMAVLEQLGIMIDADEEGYLLQIFTKPVEDRPTLFYEIIQRMGARGFGAGNFKALFESIEREQALRGTL
- a CDS encoding DUF3108 domain-containing protein, with protein sequence MRKLIAMILLLSACNAFSQGAFTTGEYFKFRIHYGVVNAGYATLEVKEAVRNNKKIHHVVGNGYTTGMTKFFFKVQDNYESYFDKATGKPYQALRKIDEGGYTKHQESFFQQSNNTVTVKDYKAKNEKTYSVTENVQDVVSAFYYLRNHPNIDKLKVGESISLDMFFDDEVIKFKLKFIGRENLKTKFGTVSTMIFRPLVQAGRVFKEEESLTVWVSDDENKVPLRIKASLAVGSLKADLDSYRGLAHPFTAKK